From Micromonospora rifamycinica, a single genomic window includes:
- a CDS encoding ABC transporter substrate-binding protein: MRPSITRLGALALAGVLALTACSFGSDDPAGDGGGVTTLRVANPTPVVSLNPFAANSADQPTLTVVQEVFETLVVRQDGKIAPKLAESWTNPDPLTWQFVLRSGVTFADGTPMTSADAKASLRALIDGKGPLAGLWATVDDIRTPDERTLTIHTTSQLGTVLSNLTLLWIAPATKIGDSAFFDAPYGTGPFKVSSFTAGQSVNLVRNDNYRGDRPKLTSISYRYIPEVSGRVTALANNEIDVTWGLPPDQLTGLRDNKDLTVRSFPTYANYYIWFNSSRKPFTDARVRQAMWHAVDFAKISKSLFDQAGTPATGPLPEAVFGAAGQNPYTYDPAKARQLLTEAGYPDGFSTTMMWSSGCCTNGNSFADAMISDWAKVGIVVKPQELERATWLDKLLKLDWDSTMTTGSTVTGDADFTLARLYLSTAKRNGYANPELDRVLLAARAELDQDKRATLYAQAGKIVWDQAVGIFPLDLNGNVVLRGTVEGFTPTPNDLPDFAGVSLR, encoded by the coding sequence ATGAGACCCTCGATCACCCGACTCGGTGCGCTGGCCCTCGCCGGCGTACTCGCACTGACCGCGTGCTCCTTCGGCTCCGACGACCCCGCCGGTGACGGCGGCGGCGTCACCACCCTCCGGGTCGCCAACCCGACCCCGGTGGTCTCGCTGAACCCGTTCGCCGCGAACTCGGCGGACCAGCCCACCCTCACCGTCGTCCAGGAGGTCTTCGAGACCCTGGTGGTCCGCCAGGACGGGAAGATCGCCCCGAAGCTCGCCGAGAGCTGGACCAACCCCGACCCGTTGACCTGGCAGTTCGTGCTGCGCAGTGGCGTCACCTTCGCCGACGGGACGCCGATGACCAGCGCCGACGCCAAGGCCTCGCTGCGGGCGCTGATCGACGGCAAGGGGCCGCTGGCCGGGCTGTGGGCCACCGTCGACGACATCCGCACCCCCGACGAGCGCACCCTGACCATCCACACCACGAGCCAGCTCGGCACCGTGCTGAGCAACCTCACCCTGCTCTGGATCGCCCCCGCCACCAAGATCGGCGACAGCGCGTTCTTCGACGCCCCGTACGGCACCGGCCCGTTCAAGGTCTCGTCGTTCACCGCCGGCCAGAGCGTGAACCTGGTCCGCAACGACAACTACCGGGGTGACCGGCCGAAGCTGACCAGCATCTCCTACCGCTACATCCCCGAGGTGTCCGGCCGGGTGACCGCGCTGGCGAACAACGAGATCGACGTGACCTGGGGCCTGCCGCCGGACCAGCTGACCGGGCTGCGGGACAACAAGGACCTGACCGTCCGGTCGTTCCCCACCTATGCCAACTACTACATCTGGTTCAACAGCTCCCGTAAGCCGTTCACCGACGCGCGGGTCCGGCAGGCCATGTGGCACGCGGTCGACTTCGCCAAGATCAGCAAGTCGCTGTTCGACCAGGCCGGCACCCCGGCCACCGGCCCGCTGCCGGAGGCCGTGTTCGGCGCCGCCGGGCAGAACCCGTACACCTACGACCCGGCCAAGGCCCGCCAGCTGCTCACCGAGGCCGGCTACCCCGACGGGTTCAGCACCACGATGATGTGGAGCAGCGGCTGCTGCACCAACGGCAACTCCTTCGCCGACGCGATGATCAGCGACTGGGCCAAGGTCGGCATCGTGGTCAAGCCCCAGGAGCTGGAACGGGCCACCTGGCTGGACAAGCTGCTCAAGCTCGACTGGGACAGCACGATGACCACCGGCAGCACGGTCACCGGCGACGCCGACTTCACCCTGGCCCGGCTCTACCTGTCGACCGCCAAGCGCAACGGCTACGCCAACCCCGAGCTGGACCGCGTCCTGCTCGCCGCCCGCGCCGAACTCGACCAGGACAAGCGGGCCACGCTCTACGCCCAGGCCGGCAAGATCGTCTGGGACCAGGCGGTGGGCATCTTCCCGCTCGACCTCAACGGCAACGTCGTGCTGCGCGGCACCGTCGAGGGGTTCACCCCGACCCCGAACGACCTGCCCGACTTCGCCGGCGTATCGCTGCGCTGA
- a CDS encoding ABC transporter permease → MTTVSDGVPGPAVLGAPLVPTEGGPPDATPTPPAAPPRRRRRRLRLWLPLGVIAGYLVAGVIGPLIARYDPIATSVADRLLPPGSRMSDGGLALLGTDQVGRDLLPQIMQGARISLLVGAATLLLAGTVGAAIGILCGYLGGLVDATVMRLADIQLAFPSILLAVFVAGVLGSSVTNVVLTLSITTWPIFARVARAQTMATRSRDFANAARTLGAGPWHVVRHCVLPAVASPLLVIATVQLGFVIVAEASLSFLSLGIPAGTPSWGTTIANGRDYLASAWWIATLPGLVLAVFVVCVGVLGDELRDRSDPNLSTR, encoded by the coding sequence GTGACCACCGTGTCCGACGGCGTACCCGGCCCGGCCGTGCTCGGCGCCCCGCTCGTGCCCACCGAGGGCGGCCCGCCCGACGCGACGCCGACCCCACCGGCCGCCCCACCCCGCCGCCGACGTCGCCGGCTGCGCCTGTGGCTCCCCCTCGGGGTGATCGCCGGCTACCTGGTGGCGGGGGTGATCGGGCCGCTGATCGCCCGGTACGACCCGATCGCGACCTCCGTCGCCGACCGGCTGCTGCCCCCGGGCAGCCGGATGTCCGACGGCGGCCTGGCCCTGCTCGGCACCGACCAGGTCGGCCGGGACCTGCTGCCCCAGATCATGCAGGGCGCCCGGATCTCGTTGCTGGTCGGCGCGGCGACCCTGCTGCTGGCCGGCACCGTCGGCGCCGCGATCGGCATCCTCTGCGGCTACCTCGGCGGGCTGGTGGACGCGACCGTCATGCGACTGGCCGACATCCAACTGGCCTTCCCGTCGATCCTGCTCGCCGTCTTCGTCGCCGGTGTGCTCGGTTCCAGCGTCACCAACGTCGTACTCACCCTGTCCATCACCACCTGGCCGATCTTCGCGCGGGTGGCCCGGGCACAGACCATGGCGACCCGCTCCCGGGACTTCGCCAACGCGGCCCGCACCCTCGGCGCCGGGCCGTGGCACGTCGTGCGGCACTGCGTGCTCCCCGCGGTGGCCAGCCCGTTGCTGGTCATCGCCACCGTCCAGCTCGGATTCGTCATCGTCGCCGAGGCGTCGCTGAGCTTCCTGTCCCTGGGCATCCCGGCCGGTACGCCGAGCTGGGGCACCACCATCGCCAACGGACGCGACTACCTGGCCAGCGCCTGGTGGATCGCCACCCTGCCAGGCCTGGTCCTGGCCGTCTTCGTGGTCTGCGTCGGCGTGCTCGGCGACGAACTACGGGACCGCTCCGATCCGAACCTCTCCACCCGGTAA
- a CDS encoding ABC transporter permease: MLRYALRRLAISVLVLFGAATVVFFAMRAVSGDPATAVLGPDADQSAIEALRREYGLDASLPVQYVQFLRRAVALDFGESFRLHDAATNLVLTHLSATAALALTAFAIALVLGFALGTLAATRPDGVVDRVVSVLSMLTQSLPTFWVGIMLILVFSRFLHLLPSSGAASPAAMVMPAVTLALPLLSVVLRLVRSGLLDVLHEDYVVTARAKGLSETRVVGWHAMRNMLIPVVTVAGLEFGSLLGGAVIVETVFAWPGVGRLMTDAIAARDYSVVQACVITVAVIFIVVNLLVDLLYVRLDPRVRESV, from the coding sequence ATGCTGCGGTACGCGCTGCGTCGCCTCGCGATCTCGGTACTGGTCCTGTTCGGCGCGGCGACGGTGGTCTTCTTCGCGATGCGGGCGGTCTCCGGCGACCCGGCGACCGCGGTGCTCGGCCCGGACGCCGACCAGTCGGCCATCGAGGCGCTGCGCCGGGAGTACGGCCTCGACGCCTCGCTACCCGTCCAGTACGTCCAGTTCCTCCGGCGGGCCGTCGCCCTCGACTTCGGTGAGTCGTTCCGGCTCCACGACGCCGCGACGAACCTGGTGCTCACCCACCTGTCGGCGACCGCCGCCCTGGCGCTGACCGCCTTCGCCATCGCCCTGGTTCTCGGGTTCGCCCTGGGCACCCTGGCGGCGACCCGCCCCGACGGCGTGGTGGACCGGGTGGTGTCGGTGCTGTCGATGCTCACCCAGTCCCTGCCGACGTTCTGGGTCGGCATCATGCTGATCCTGGTCTTCTCCCGGTTCCTGCACCTGCTGCCCAGCTCCGGCGCGGCGTCCCCGGCCGCGATGGTCATGCCGGCGGTGACGCTGGCCCTGCCGCTGCTCAGCGTGGTGCTCCGGCTGGTCCGCTCCGGGCTGCTCGACGTGCTGCACGAGGACTACGTGGTCACCGCCCGGGCCAAGGGCCTGTCCGAGACCCGGGTCGTCGGCTGGCACGCGATGCGCAACATGCTGATCCCCGTCGTCACCGTGGCCGGCCTGGAGTTCGGCAGCCTGCTGGGCGGCGCGGTGATCGTCGAGACCGTCTTCGCCTGGCCGGGGGTGGGTCGGCTGATGACCGACGCCATCGCCGCCCGCGACTACTCGGTCGTGCAGGCCTGCGTGATCACCGTCGCGGTGATCTTCATCGTCGTCAACCTGCTCGTCGACCTGCTGTACGTCCGGCTGGACCCCCGGGTCCGCGAGAGCGTCTGA
- a CDS encoding Gfo/Idh/MocA family protein translates to MQQWGPGVDRLRIGVVGVGVQGQLHARALRDVRQAELVAVADISSGNREWAATQLGVRAVADVDDLLDEVDAVSVCTPDHLHEEATLAALAAGKRVLLEKPMALSRASCDRIIAGRPDPDALMIGHVLRFDPRVLRLREVVRSGELGDIWHVKVWRCTSQAVGEGIWDRTSVAWFLGIHDADLLRFVTGREVEVTGAVGRKVLSPSHDVVHATVRFDDGAIGTMENTWTLPHSRPSRADAGLRIVGEHGILEMNLSHNDLLYARRDGVASFMDTYFWPSRDGGGSYNLRSELEAFVDAALTGGPTPVSGEEGRAAVAVVEDIEAALAGDPPPGS, encoded by the coding sequence ATGCAACAGTGGGGGCCGGGTGTGGACCGCTTACGGATCGGTGTTGTCGGGGTCGGGGTCCAGGGACAGCTGCACGCCCGTGCGCTGCGCGACGTGCGGCAGGCCGAACTGGTCGCCGTCGCCGACATCTCGTCAGGTAACCGGGAATGGGCCGCGACCCAGCTCGGCGTCCGGGCCGTCGCGGACGTCGACGACCTCCTCGACGAGGTGGACGCGGTGAGCGTCTGCACGCCGGACCACCTGCACGAGGAGGCGACCCTCGCCGCGCTCGCCGCGGGCAAGCGGGTGCTGCTGGAGAAGCCGATGGCGCTGTCGCGGGCCAGCTGCGACCGGATCATCGCCGGCCGGCCCGATCCCGACGCGTTGATGATCGGCCACGTGCTGCGGTTCGACCCCCGGGTGCTGCGACTGCGTGAGGTGGTGCGCTCCGGCGAACTCGGGGACATCTGGCACGTCAAGGTGTGGCGGTGCACCTCGCAGGCGGTCGGCGAGGGGATCTGGGACCGGACGTCGGTCGCCTGGTTCCTCGGCATCCACGACGCCGACCTGCTCCGGTTCGTGACCGGCCGCGAGGTCGAGGTCACCGGCGCGGTCGGCCGCAAGGTGCTCTCGCCCAGCCACGACGTCGTGCACGCCACGGTCCGCTTCGACGACGGCGCCATCGGCACGATGGAGAACACCTGGACGCTGCCGCACTCCCGCCCGTCGCGGGCCGACGCCGGTCTGCGGATCGTCGGCGAGCACGGCATCCTCGAGATGAACCTCTCGCACAACGACCTGCTGTACGCCCGCCGTGACGGGGTGGCCAGCTTCATGGACACCTACTTCTGGCCGAGCCGCGACGGCGGCGGCTCCTACAACCTGCGTTCCGAGCTGGAGGCGTTCGTCGACGCCGCGCTGACCGGGGGGCCGACACCGGTCAGCGGCGAGGAGGGCCGCGCGGCCGTCGCCGTCGTCGAGGACATCGAGGCGGCGCTGGCCGGCGACCCGCCGCCCGGTAGCTGA
- a CDS encoding SWIM zinc finger family protein translates to MSAVQTYRYLGPSVLRPDGLAFQTSGGPVPNPRFFTGFLTTPQPAAVGLLAVAEVARTRYHRPISPASLDPVVTGSRDRLRFESFSGCCGVYARLDALPAGLDGDIVEHGTTNVDVNNPLREALARVGGGDPLRLSVGPDDLTVTTLGGAVVEKKVPLPARWLRGFAEVQVLASAFEPRAEIPATEAAAFLRRLPTSSDRSVLWVVPAGRSLRLTSRPVPGAVCLTGATRLTALRSMLRFARSLQVYGPTVAAGSAPVPSTWELDTGALRLSLTLSPEPYRGFSGEGAALTALAGDEVADDADLISALLSWDPTIDVDALATSAGIDQDRVRGALAQLGTAGRVGYDVSEAAYFHRVMPYDAERAERDNPRLVGARALLEGGAVESEGVAATVRSGGEVYRVRRLPDDTFTCTCQWWAKHRGQRGPCKHALAVRMAGTAAEVSR, encoded by the coding sequence GTGAGCGCTGTTCAGACGTACCGATACCTGGGCCCATCCGTGCTGCGACCGGATGGTCTCGCCTTCCAGACCAGCGGCGGGCCGGTGCCGAACCCCCGGTTTTTCACCGGCTTCCTCACCACGCCGCAGCCGGCCGCCGTCGGGCTGCTCGCCGTGGCCGAGGTGGCCCGCACCCGCTACCACCGGCCGATCAGCCCGGCGAGCCTCGACCCGGTCGTCACCGGCAGTCGCGACCGGCTCCGGTTCGAGTCGTTCTCCGGCTGCTGCGGTGTCTACGCCCGCCTCGACGCGCTGCCCGCCGGGCTCGACGGTGACATCGTCGAGCACGGCACCACCAACGTCGACGTCAACAACCCGCTGCGGGAGGCGCTCGCCCGGGTCGGCGGCGGTGACCCGCTGCGGCTGTCGGTCGGACCCGACGACCTGACGGTCACCACGCTCGGCGGCGCGGTCGTGGAGAAGAAGGTGCCGCTGCCGGCGCGCTGGTTGCGGGGGTTCGCCGAGGTGCAGGTGCTGGCGTCGGCGTTCGAGCCGAGGGCCGAGATCCCGGCGACCGAGGCGGCCGCGTTCCTGCGCCGGCTGCCGACGTCGAGCGACCGCTCGGTGCTCTGGGTGGTTCCAGCCGGCCGGTCGTTGCGGCTGACCTCCCGGCCCGTGCCCGGCGCGGTGTGCCTGACCGGTGCGACCCGGCTGACCGCCCTGCGATCGATGCTGCGCTTCGCCCGGAGCCTGCAGGTCTACGGCCCGACCGTGGCGGCCGGCTCGGCCCCGGTGCCGAGCACCTGGGAGCTGGACACCGGTGCCCTGCGGCTCTCGCTCACCCTCTCACCCGAGCCTTACCGGGGCTTCTCCGGAGAGGGCGCGGCCCTTACCGCGCTTGCCGGCGACGAGGTGGCCGACGACGCCGACCTGATCTCGGCCCTGCTCTCCTGGGATCCGACCATCGACGTGGACGCGCTGGCCACCTCGGCCGGGATCGACCAGGACCGGGTCCGGGGCGCGCTGGCGCAGCTCGGCACCGCCGGCCGGGTCGGCTACGACGTCTCCGAGGCGGCGTACTTCCACCGGGTGATGCCGTACGACGCCGAGCGGGCCGAGCGGGACAATCCCCGCCTGGTAGGTGCCCGGGCACTGCTCGAGGGCGGTGCCGTCGAATCCGAGGGCGTGGCGGCCACCGTGCGCAGCGGCGGCGAGGTCTACCGGGTCCGCCGGCTGCCCGATGACACGTTCACCTGCACCTGCCAGTGGTGGGCCAAGCACCGTGGCCAGCGCGGGCCGTGCAAGCACGCGCTCGCCGTCCGGATGGCGGGCACCGCAGCCGAGGTGTCGCGGTGA
- a CDS encoding DUF6493 family protein, with translation MSRRHEVTKSMVRRRRELAVEGTSDLFELIKGGSAELIVEALAGLPEGRRREIGSELVAWVKAEKVGWWSVGPGTALTVAAVGCLPSAAQAAPVVNRRSVTLDGARAARLVRQVAADRGIGWLGDLAYRMAGKLSQSSWVAVEHWRMIATLLRAEGLPPPAGDRFVELWVVSLPADEHRRSGPRQLVLDRLRTDPFLPALLPRLFEVDGLGTTMMYDEVLTTGADRRRHPLPAALAQLAGEGVIDRAVLIDGSIGRLLRGDRPAALRAFTTLLDQLQPTPAEVAERRADYLRLLADAPAPVASMAQKVLRELPDQPLDELLDTSHEVLLRPDKVLVRAQLAWLDRLARQHRDRAVTIAEVIAVAVEHDAVEIRDRATTLATRHGATPAVVTGGAVAMTRGDDLPAPTPPAAAPAPITDVDELAEEVAALLGTDRPDGLLDRIVDGLVRLTATDGPRVRAALDPVVDRRHWSWANLYDRDPFGLQEVVVDMFRSAGGADRPVAAKTRWGRLFAALHRPDRSAKGPELVVTDPRVPPPHRLLKVRLIEIGHRLGDPCQHGLLSTPTSVNGMLDPFVLLDRLAARGDREPWRWDLTQALLRLPTGPDDQVVAGKAAALGTPAGDRLAAWLRTGGLPQPVMRAVTMERRPRTGRNDWAYDQLPLRRVLVELRPPEGYDDRYGLLTADPAPLTHVEYRGWPRLWPSILPGHRGAVAAYALPEVAAAADLDLRDGTAVLPLLVDCAGAGGVAVDLALAYGLGARHGADRIATVDALLGLAAGGRLDATGVGEQLGRLVATGQVKLSRAVEPLRDAATAGAPLTVWRLLAAALPTLLTADKPPRGLPDLLTLAAETATRTGVRIEVPGLADVAGRGGTTRLVTEARRLHRALIVT, from the coding sequence GTGAGCCGTCGGCACGAGGTGACCAAGAGCATGGTCCGGCGCCGGCGGGAGTTGGCGGTCGAGGGCACCAGCGACCTGTTCGAGCTGATCAAGGGCGGTTCCGCCGAGCTGATCGTCGAGGCCCTGGCCGGGCTGCCCGAGGGCCGTCGCCGCGAGATCGGCAGCGAGCTGGTCGCCTGGGTCAAAGCCGAGAAGGTGGGGTGGTGGAGTGTCGGCCCGGGTACGGCGTTGACGGTTGCCGCGGTCGGCTGCCTGCCCAGCGCGGCGCAGGCGGCGCCGGTCGTCAACCGCCGGTCGGTCACCCTCGACGGCGCGCGGGCCGCCCGACTGGTACGCCAGGTCGCCGCCGATCGGGGGATCGGTTGGCTCGGCGACCTCGCCTACCGGATGGCCGGCAAGCTCTCCCAGAGCAGTTGGGTCGCAGTCGAACACTGGCGGATGATCGCCACGCTGTTGCGTGCCGAGGGCCTGCCGCCGCCGGCCGGCGACCGGTTCGTGGAGCTCTGGGTGGTGTCGCTCCCGGCCGATGAGCACCGGCGTTCCGGGCCGCGCCAGCTGGTCCTCGACCGGCTGCGAACCGATCCGTTCCTGCCGGCGTTGCTGCCCCGGCTCTTCGAGGTCGACGGCCTCGGTACGACGATGATGTACGACGAGGTCCTCACCACCGGGGCGGACCGGCGCCGACACCCGTTGCCGGCCGCCCTGGCGCAGCTGGCCGGGGAGGGGGTCATCGACCGCGCGGTGCTGATCGACGGCTCGATCGGCCGGCTGCTGCGCGGCGACCGACCGGCCGCGCTGCGCGCCTTCACCACCCTGCTCGACCAGCTCCAGCCGACCCCGGCCGAGGTCGCCGAGCGGCGCGCCGACTATCTCCGGCTGCTCGCCGACGCGCCGGCCCCGGTCGCCTCCATGGCGCAGAAGGTCCTGCGCGAACTCCCCGATCAGCCCCTCGACGAGCTGCTCGACACCTCCCACGAGGTGCTGCTGCGACCCGACAAGGTCCTGGTGCGGGCCCAGCTCGCCTGGCTCGACCGGCTGGCCCGGCAGCACCGCGACCGGGCCGTCACGATCGCCGAGGTCATCGCCGTCGCCGTCGAGCACGACGCGGTCGAGATCCGTGACCGGGCGACCACCCTGGCCACCCGGCACGGCGCCACCCCGGCCGTCGTCACCGGTGGCGCGGTCGCCATGACACGTGGCGACGATCTGCCCGCTCCCACACCACCGGCGGCCGCCCCGGCACCGATCACCGACGTCGACGAGCTGGCCGAGGAGGTCGCTGCGCTGCTCGGCACCGACCGCCCCGACGGGTTGCTGGACCGGATCGTCGATGGTCTGGTCCGGCTCACCGCCACCGACGGTCCACGGGTACGCGCCGCGCTCGACCCGGTCGTCGATCGCCGGCACTGGAGCTGGGCCAACCTGTACGACCGGGATCCGTTCGGCCTACAGGAGGTGGTCGTCGACATGTTCCGCAGCGCCGGTGGAGCCGACCGGCCGGTCGCCGCGAAGACCCGCTGGGGTCGGCTGTTCGCCGCCCTGCACCGTCCGGACCGCTCGGCCAAGGGGCCGGAGCTGGTCGTCACCGATCCCCGGGTGCCCCCACCGCACCGCCTGCTCAAGGTCCGGCTCATCGAGATCGGCCACCGGCTCGGCGACCCTTGTCAGCACGGCCTGCTCTCCACGCCCACCTCGGTCAACGGCATGCTCGACCCGTTCGTGCTGCTCGATCGTCTGGCGGCCCGCGGCGACCGGGAACCGTGGCGCTGGGATCTCACCCAGGCACTGCTCCGGCTGCCCACCGGCCCCGACGACCAGGTGGTGGCCGGCAAGGCGGCGGCGCTCGGCACGCCCGCCGGTGACCGGCTCGCCGCCTGGTTGCGCACCGGCGGGCTGCCGCAACCGGTCATGCGGGCCGTCACCATGGAGCGCCGCCCGCGCACAGGCAGGAACGACTGGGCGTACGACCAGCTTCCGCTCCGGCGTGTGCTGGTCGAGCTGCGGCCACCGGAGGGGTACGACGACCGGTACGGCCTACTGACCGCCGACCCGGCCCCGCTCACCCATGTCGAGTACCGGGGCTGGCCGCGACTCTGGCCGTCGATCCTGCCCGGTCACCGGGGCGCGGTCGCCGCGTACGCCCTGCCGGAGGTGGCCGCCGCCGCCGACCTGGACCTGCGCGACGGCACCGCGGTGCTGCCCCTGCTCGTCGACTGCGCAGGGGCCGGTGGTGTCGCCGTCGACCTGGCGCTGGCCTACGGCCTCGGTGCCCGGCACGGTGCCGACCGGATCGCCACGGTGGACGCCCTGCTCGGGCTCGCCGCCGGCGGTCGGCTCGATGCCACCGGGGTGGGGGAGCAGCTTGGCCGGTTGGTCGCCACCGGGCAGGTGAAGCTGTCCCGGGCCGTCGAGCCGCTGCGGGACGCCGCCACGGCCGGTGCCCCACTGACCGTGTGGCGGCTGCTGGCCGCAGCGCTGCCGACCCTGCTCACCGCCGACAAGCCGCCCCGTGGCCTGCCTGACCTGCTGACCCTGGCGGCGGAGACGGCCACCCGCACCGGGGTGCGGATCGAGGTGCCGGGACTCGCCGACGTCGCGGGCCGGGGTGGGACAACCCGCCTGGTGACCGAGGCGCGACGCCTGCACCGGGCGCTCATCGTGACCTGA